A stretch of the Hydra vulgaris chromosome 09, alternate assembly HydraT2T_AEP genome encodes the following:
- the LOC100213222 gene encoding alpha-protein kinase vwkA isoform X2: protein MHELLTAFCHWTWYISGHKYMVCDLQGVYSNGKYILTDPAIHSFDQQFGSTDLGTLGMERVLGNHKCNIICSVLGLDNPMKNEYVQPGQRPTTYSFQVTEEMLLRKANGGKSNYFKFLDPIFE from the exons ATGCACGAGTTACTGACAGCATTTTGTCATTGGACTTGGTACATTAGCGGACACAAGTATATGGTTTGCGATCTTCAG GGTGTGTATTCAAATGGAAAATATATCCTCACTGATCCAGCTATTCATTCATTTGATCAGCAGTTTGGGTCAACTGATCTTGGTACATTGGGTATGGAAAGGGTTTTAGGAAACCATAAATGTAATATTATTTGCAGTGTACTTGGATTAGATAATCCTATGAAAAACGAATATGTTCAACCTGGTCAAAGGCCTACGACTTACTCATTCCAAGTGACAGAGGAGATGCTCTTAAGAAAGGCTAATGGTGGAAAaagcaactattttaaatttttagacccaatttttgaataa